In Falco biarmicus isolate bFalBia1 chromosome 7, bFalBia1.pri, whole genome shotgun sequence, a single window of DNA contains:
- the B2M gene encoding beta-2-microglobulin gives MAAGAALLLLLAALLGLGQADEAPKVEVYSRNHGVDGEENTLNCFVSGFHPPKINISFFKNGEPMSNVKYTDMSFNDKWYFQRLAYVTFTPRKGDIYVCRVAHSAFPEPQSFRWDADF, from the exons ATGGCGGCTGGggctgcgctgctgctgctgctggccgcgCTGCTCGGCCTGGGGCAGGCGGATG aggCGCCGAAGGTGGAGGTGTACTCACGCAACCATGGTGTAGATGGGGAGGAAAACACCCTCAACTGTTTTGTGAGTGGTTTTCACCCTCCAAAGATCAACATCTCCTTTTTCAAGAACGGGGAGCCCATGAGCAACGTGAAGTACACAGACATGTCCTTCAATGACAAGTGGTATTTCCAGCGCCTGGCATATGTGACGTTCACCCCCAGGAAGGGCGACATCTACGTTTGCAGGGTGGCCCATTCTGCCTTCCCAGAGCCGCAGTCTTTCCGATGGG ATGCAGACTTCTAA